One Cedecea neteri DNA segment encodes these proteins:
- the rbsC gene encoding ribose ABC transporter permease, whose protein sequence is MSTQTVSTRRWFTKAWLMEQKSLIALLVLIAIVSALSPNFFTVNNLFNILQQTSVNAIMAVGMTLVILTSGIDLSVGSLLALTGAVAASIVGFEVNALVAVAAALALGAAIGAVTGVIVAKGRVQAFIATLVMMLLLRGVTLVYTNGSPMNTGFSDNADLFGWFGIGRPLGIPTPVWIMAIVFLAAWYMLHHTRLGRYIYALGGNEAATRLSGISVNKVKIIVYSLCGLLASLAGIIEVARLSSAQPTAGAGYELDAIAAVVLGGTSLAGGKGRIVGTLIGALILGFLNNGLNLLGVSSYYQMIVKAVVILLAVLVDNKKQ, encoded by the coding sequence ATGAGTACCCAGACCGTGTCCACCCGTCGCTGGTTCACCAAAGCGTGGCTGATGGAGCAAAAATCGCTGATCGCTCTGCTGGTGCTGATTGCGATTGTCTCGGCCCTGAGCCCGAACTTCTTTACCGTGAATAACCTGTTCAACATCCTGCAGCAAACGTCGGTGAACGCCATTATGGCGGTGGGAATGACGCTGGTCATTCTGACCTCCGGGATCGACCTGTCCGTCGGTTCTCTTCTGGCGTTGACCGGGGCGGTGGCGGCCTCGATTGTGGGATTTGAGGTGAATGCGCTGGTGGCCGTTGCCGCTGCGCTGGCTCTTGGGGCTGCCATTGGTGCTGTCACCGGCGTAATTGTGGCGAAAGGGCGAGTTCAGGCCTTTATTGCCACGCTGGTGATGATGCTTCTGCTGCGCGGGGTGACGCTGGTTTACACCAACGGCAGCCCGATGAACACAGGCTTCTCGGACAATGCGGACCTGTTTGGCTGGTTCGGTATTGGCCGCCCGCTGGGGATCCCAACGCCGGTCTGGATCATGGCGATTGTCTTCCTGGCCGCGTGGTACATGCTGCACCACACTCGCCTGGGGCGTTACATCTATGCGCTCGGCGGCAACGAAGCGGCAACGCGTCTGTCAGGCATTAGCGTCAACAAAGTAAAAATCATCGTCTACTCTCTGTGTGGTCTGCTGGCCTCTCTCGCCGGGATCATCGAAGTAGCTCGTCTTTCCTCTGCGCAACCAACGGCGGGTGCGGGATACGAACTGGATGCTATTGCGGCGGTTGTTCTGGGCGGCACCAGCCTGGCAGGCGGCAAAGGCCGGATTGTCGGCACGCTGATCGGGGCATTGATCCTCGGCTTCCTGAACAACGGTCTGAATTTATTAGGTGTTTCTTCTTATTACCAGATGATCGTCAAAGCGGTGGTAATTTTGCTGGCGGTGCTGGTGGACAATAAAAAGCAGTAA
- the rbsD gene encoding D-ribose pyranase, with protein MKKGTVLNADISAVISRLGHTDTLVVADAGLPIPRNTQRIDLALTHGVPGFMQVVDVVTQEMQVEAAIIASEIKQHNPALHETLLSHIEQLQKHQGNTITIRYISHEQFKQHTADAHAVIRSGECSPYANIILCAGVTF; from the coding sequence ATGAAGAAAGGTACCGTTCTTAACGCTGATATTTCGGCCGTTATCTCCCGTCTGGGGCACACCGATACGCTGGTGGTTGCCGATGCCGGGCTGCCAATTCCGCGTAATACTCAGCGCATTGATTTGGCATTAACTCACGGCGTTCCGGGCTTTATGCAGGTCGTGGATGTGGTAACGCAGGAAATGCAGGTTGAGGCGGCAATCATTGCTTCTGAAATCAAACAACATAATCCCGCGCTTCACGAAACGTTGCTCAGCCATATTGAGCAACTGCAAAAACACCAGGGAAACACCATAACTATTCGTTACATCAGCCATGAGCAGTTCAAGCAGCACACCGCGGATGCACATGCGGTTATTCGCAGCGGGGAGTGTTCCCCGTATGCGAATATCATTCTCTGTGCCGGCGTAACCTTCTGA
- the rbsA gene encoding ribose ABC transporter ATP-binding protein RbsA codes for MEPLLQLKGIDKSFPGVKALTGAALNVYPGRAMALVGENGAGKSTMMKVLTGIYTKDAGSLLWLGKETAFSGPKASQEAGIGIIHQELNLIPQLSIAENIFLGREFVGHFGNIDWKKMYREADKLLAKLNLRYTSERLVGELSIGDQQMVEIAKVLSFESKVIIMDEPTDALTDTETESLFRVIRELKAQGCGIVYISHRMKEIFEVCDDVTVLRDGQFIAEREVSTLTEDTLIEMMVGRKLEDQYPHLDKQPGDIRLRVDNVSGPGVKDVSFTLRKGEILGVAGLMGAGRTELMKVLYGALPRTGGYVALDGREVVTRSPQDGLANGIVYISEDRKRDGLVLGMSVKENMSLTALRYFSRGAGSLKHKDEQQAVQDFIRLFNVKTPSMEQPIGLLSGGNQQKVAIARGLMTRPKVLILDEPTRGVDVGAKKEIYQLINQFKAEGLSIILVSSEMPEVLGMSDRIMVIHEGRLSGEFSREEATQEALMAAAVGKLNRVNQELDK; via the coding sequence ATGGAACCCTTACTGCAACTTAAAGGGATCGATAAATCGTTCCCTGGGGTGAAAGCCCTGACTGGCGCGGCGCTGAACGTCTACCCGGGCCGCGCCATGGCGCTGGTGGGTGAAAACGGCGCCGGCAAATCCACGATGATGAAAGTCCTGACCGGGATCTACACCAAAGATGCCGGTTCGCTGCTGTGGCTGGGAAAAGAAACCGCCTTTAGCGGGCCGAAAGCGTCTCAGGAAGCCGGTATCGGGATTATTCACCAGGAACTCAACCTGATCCCGCAGCTCAGCATTGCGGAGAACATCTTCCTCGGTCGCGAGTTTGTCGGGCATTTTGGCAACATTGACTGGAAGAAGATGTACCGCGAAGCCGACAAGCTGCTGGCGAAGCTAAATTTACGTTACACCAGCGAACGTCTGGTGGGCGAGCTGTCGATTGGCGATCAGCAAATGGTTGAGATTGCCAAGGTGCTGAGCTTTGAGTCCAAAGTCATCATCATGGATGAACCGACCGATGCGTTGACCGACACGGAAACCGAGTCGCTGTTCCGCGTTATCCGTGAGCTGAAGGCTCAGGGCTGCGGCATCGTTTATATCTCCCACCGTATGAAAGAGATTTTTGAGGTGTGCGACGACGTGACTGTGCTGCGTGACGGGCAGTTTATTGCCGAGCGCGAAGTCTCCACGCTTACCGAAGATACCCTGATCGAAATGATGGTTGGCCGCAAGCTGGAAGACCAGTATCCGCATCTGGACAAGCAGCCCGGCGATATTCGACTGCGGGTCGATAACGTATCCGGCCCAGGCGTGAAGGATGTTTCTTTCACGCTACGCAAAGGCGAAATCCTCGGCGTTGCCGGGCTGATGGGCGCCGGGCGTACCGAACTTATGAAGGTGCTTTATGGCGCGCTGCCGAGAACCGGTGGCTACGTGGCGCTGGATGGCCGTGAAGTAGTGACTCGCTCTCCGCAGGATGGGCTGGCTAACGGCATCGTTTATATCTCTGAAGACCGCAAGCGTGATGGACTGGTTCTGGGGATGTCAGTGAAGGAGAACATGTCGTTGACCGCGCTGCGTTATTTCAGCCGCGGGGCCGGCAGCCTGAAGCATAAAGATGAGCAGCAGGCGGTGCAGGATTTTATTCGTCTGTTCAACGTCAAAACGCCATCCATGGAGCAGCCGATTGGCCTGCTGTCCGGCGGTAACCAACAGAAAGTCGCCATCGCGCGTGGCCTGATGACCCGCCCGAAAGTGCTGATCCTCGACGAGCCAACTCGTGGCGTGGACGTGGGGGCGAAAAAAGAAATTTATCAGTTAATTAACCAGTTTAAAGCCGAAGGGTTGAGCATCATCCTTGTGTCGTCCGAGATGCCGGAAGTGCTGGGCATGAGCGACCGCATCATGGTTATCCACGAAGGGCGACTGAGCGGGGAGTTCTCCCGTGAAGAAGCCACCCAGGAGGCGCTGATGGCCGCGGCCGTTGGTAAGCTTAATCGAGTGAATCAGGAGTTAGATAAATGA